The sequence gagtcagcaagccatttcaaaacgtctcaaatacctgggcatgattcagaaagaaggaaactcaagagcgacatgacaaagtcatcctccaacacgacaatgctcggcctcatgtcgcaaaagtggttaaaaagtacctggaaacgctggaaTGGGAAgacttgccccacccgccgtatttcccagatgtcgccccttctgacttccacctattccgttcgatggcacacggcctagcagatcaacattttcaatccttcgaaaagttggaaaaatggattgcttcatggatagcgtcgctCTCAGCTCCGCTTGCAAATTTTGAGAACGAGATCCACGTCCAGTAAGAACAAAAGCGGAATAGTAGTTCCAAaaatgtgttctttctttcgtttaccctttcagtcattttcggtgaAACCCGCAAACTGTGCATGACACAATGATTTCACCTGTGGTGTTCGGTAGTTAGAGCACGGGGGGTGTAATTACTTGGATtaatcatattttagtcactctttataTCCAATTTTTGATAGATTTTCATTATATGgaagaaaaacgtgcttaatccacctagcagtgagatgatacctttttttatcaatctgcatgtgttttttgcatgaatattcttcggtgtttcagttttcatgacattattctaatgtctgtCGTTTTAAGTGATAATTtgcgattttaatcactcattactctgtaatgtcgaaactgcaaatcggatcgaatttgaatctaaaagtgtaacaatcgattaaacattccatgatatgtcgaagtaatttacactttagagtttacggtaatttaaggtacttccagagccggtattcaggaaccaacataacccaaaccgattcgtatggccatatgacgaataaattgcaatatttttgagtccaacgttaaagcttttcgggattatcttcttcaatatcgctttgaattttaaaaattcatcctcctacaattccagaatcggaagtcagaattggataaaattggatttatttcaatttaattttttgtttttgaaattcgatttcactttttttgagaaaacgattgatctttgagaaacgattcgatactggaaccggaagtcgaaattcggtgtagccgaagtcagacaaattcacctcagtagctgtatagtttacatttgtttcaaaatgtttgaaaatcaatgtagacatctttgaggaatcgtagtgcgaattaaatttttgggtaccttccgaaacgataactgaatacaaccaaaaatgaaataagtttatttggttttcgactatccaaatctgcaaacccgataaacctgattaatttatgtgaaatagacatttttatactaatcaccctgtatcctcgaaaccggaagttggatctgactgaaaagcaagatgtcttATAGAATTtaaagactttttatttgaatcttagataattcttagacttcatttgaatcttaaaacgggtcagccatttacgagaaaaatgagttgcacaattttaatttcgtttcacatgtcctcctgtagctccggaaccagaggtcggaaccaaacgtaGAAGGAATCTTgtatgggagcatacgacttttcatataaatctgagtttgtagaaaactgaAGTTTCATTTATGAAACgtacttgtcgtgacgttccatAAATGAAACTtcattatcatttcataaaaacaaatttagtttcaatttaataatagcACTTTTATAGCTTAAAATCTATCATCCTTCACGAGATCCGCCAAgagtcagtaatttgattttcaataattatttaAGATATTATTGTAGAGATATTGTAAAACAAACAAACCGGAACATGTGCATAGTAAAAACGGTTTTgtgtaatttaaaaaaagttaaaatgttttgcaTACTGCAAAGCATTATTCAAACAACATTtagtatttttttgtggaaaactatggagaaataagtcggtaaagaagtattttcgagaacgcGTTTTAGAAATCATTATAATGTGCCCACTCTATCTCCGGGCAAAATTATCAGAAGTCAAATAGCCAAGTAACATAGTTGTAGTAGATGTCTTTCCAGACTCCTACGTTcttatttgatatttttcgatgttagtttaaagtcaaaactgcCACTTTCCACTCCAAAATTCGCCATTTCGTAGCTATAAAATCTCCCcagaacaaaaaacgaaaagaaaaacattGGTGTTGGGTATGTTTTATGTAGAAAgtgatgcaaaatttgaaaataattggtgaagtggtttttaaatgacgatggacacggacttttaaaacgTGTTTTCTAGAAAAACGCGTTTCAAATTTATTATCTATAATATCAAcactttttctttgtattttgttataaaaaacatttcaagaatgttttgtcaaactttcaagtcaatcgaagcagaactcttggGCATGTGCGCCGATCTCTtgcctcttcgcagtatgataTACGGAAAGAtacagttttgttccgatagacttgaaaaattaaagaaaaatttcttgaaatggTTTTACTATCCAGTTACGTAATTTACGTAACTAACTGCCCAAGTAACCAAAGTTCAgattaaaaaaatgatttggcttaagcatttcttttttcaagtgattctaaaCCCCTTAGCAACTTGAAAGTCATAACTAGTTCCGTGCGCACTTTTAAGCAACGAAAACTTGTTCTATAATTCTaagtttccaaaaattttcttcgTGTGCTTTCTCAGAAGTAAGAAAGTTCTCGAGGAACTTAAACTGAACCTTTTCTGAACGTGAAAGCTACTTTTTTTTAGATGTTCGGAATAATGCTAGGATTGCTCGGAATAATTCGTAAACGGGCAGTGAGAAGATACGCGAATCTCGTTCAAAATAAGTTCATATTTTGTTACTGTAATTACATTCGTCCTACCCGTGTTAACATATGGCTTACGCAGGTAGTAGGTAATTACAGAAAGAAGAGACTTCTGTTCGAATTTAGTGCTTTTTTTCCTCTCTCTTTGATTTTCAGCAGCACCCAAACTACGAAAAAAAGCAAAAGCCATAGATCGATTATCGCCTCTATACTAACATGGATTCCGACCAACATCACATTAACGTTCGGATACCAACTAGCAAATATTTAAAACATAAAATGAAGTTTTATTCCATTCCACATATTTTTCCTCTTATTCAATAGTAGGGAAGTAACTCCTCGCGAACTGAACCGTTCCTTCCCCATTACTCAGATAATCGAAGAAAGACCAATAAATTCTCGCATATCGATCTCAATGGACATGCTATATATGAAACAAAATGACTCGACGCATGTATATCTTTACCAAATAAACCCACTAGTCAATTCCTAGGATACACCATGAGTCAATGTAAAACATATGTTTACTGCTGTAGCTAAATATAGACATCAGGTTTACACAGCATTGGTCGAAATTTAAGTCGTGAACGTTTGATTTCGCGCAATTATTTACCATTCAACGTGTACTACGGTATTCATAAATGATTATTATTACATCGAAAATAAAACAGATTCGTTGTAGTTTGAGAAAATAGTATTTTTTAGTATTTATTGATTATCATTCAATCAAGTTATAGTGAAATGCAAGAATCTTAGCGCTTTCCTGACAGCGACTGCCAGTTGCTAATATCCGGTTCCAAACTTAATAATTATAGTAGATTATACAAGCAAAAGCCTCTTGATAATTTGTCCATTTTACGTTGATATCGTCAGTGCAATGTTAAGGAAATCTTCAAATCCGATAGTTATAACACCCTTTTGTTCGGTATCTCTAGCTCGAAATGCTTCGGTAaaacgttgaatttgaacgcacgTTACAATGAATTGATCGACAGAGATTTCCTTGCGTTGAGCAGGGTCATTTTTTGCTATCAAGAACTGAATGAATTGAGGCGAAAATCGGAATCCCATTTGTGAtaaagctgaaaacgaaaatgtAATTTGTATTTATCATTCAAATATGAACTCAAATCACTTACCTTGTGCCAGCTCTCCTTCCTCGATGTGCCCAGATGCATCACGATCGTAGGTTTTGAATGTCTGAAGCCATTGATTTATGTAAGCATACAATTTGTCGAATTCATAAATATCAATAGTTCCACTGCGATCACGATCAAACATACCTACAAGTGGCATAATCACATGATATAAACTCAAGAATTATTCATAAACGATGGAGATAAACTACCGATCATCAAACTACACGCAGTATCAGAAAAATGGTCTCCTCGGCCATTGATTAGGGCAGCTTGAAGTTCTTTTCCATTTATTCTTCCTGACGCGTCCTTATCCACATTGCGAAATATGTTTTGAATTTCAGGACTCACTCCTGGTTGTTGAGGTGGAGCGTATCCTCCATAGCCACCCGGAGCTTGTCCTGGATAACCACCCTGTGGCTGACCGTATCCACCATACTGCTGTCCTGGGTATCCTCCCTGCAAAAGGTATTCGGAATTCAATTGTTGCGACATTGACAAGAATAAAAACTCCAGTTACTAACTTGATAGGCCATTCTtaacttttaaaaaaaatgctcggcAATAATTGTTTATACGAAATACTTGGTCAATGAATACGTTCGTTCGGACGAACAGCGTACATAACGCATAAATAAACAGTATGTATACGCTACTGATTAGTCATTGACGTAAGTCTTGATCAGATGTCAAATTGactgcagagatgccagatattttcatagaaaatctattAGTTAtatcgctcaatttttttttgtttaatgaatttaaagtcacactgcttaagctctaagaagcCGAGGGCAATCTGTTAGTTATAGAATAGATTATAGTTATAGAATGAGAGATGCATTCATTTCCCATATCTTCGTAATTCACAAGAAGTTTCAAACGTTGATTTAGAAAAATTGAAAGACAAAGTAAAGGCGAAACCTGAGCCGAGCTGGTCGATGATATTAGCGGAAAAAAAAGCGGGAAACATAAAGCCAAAGTctgggtattacattccttttgtcgaattagaccttctgtttcaatagacttcacagccgattcatagcggtCACAACCATTGCATGAATGGTAATATGATATAATTGACACTAAGATTCCTTCCACACTCagacaaaaaatatatggaatttcatactGATATCGTAtagtttttagccacaagaatatcgtatgcgaatcataagaccgcctcagtcacgaaaattggaattccaataaaaatctttattgaaattggtaaattgtgcgaaatttctatgacaaacataacttaTCTCATATATTGTGGAATTCATGAGTTGTTCGTATAAAAACTATAaaagtgatagatgagatgtatattgcagagtcataaacattataatagaggtataaccacagactaacagacatgacagtatgagtaaattattataaaaataatttttcgtgatgcactagttccacctatattgtactgcgcgaactatttactatctgtacatcccttgtgttatgtaagagtttttttactagttggttttccctcgtttgtcaacaccgatcagctgcttgcagggatgcctgatttcatcgaaatatttgaaaatgaatcgtcacaataaattattggattacgttgataatatatttaactttttcgtgatgttggaaggtaaccatttatttgactcaacgttgttcatctagactattttttattgtgttggtagttttcacccggaattaagtggcggcagaccagaagcaagtaaatattgtaacaatgtaattggttcgattttgtattgcgttggaggatgagaagtagcacaattatgtatatagttttagcacagactaacagacatgacagtatgagtaaattctaataaaaattatttttcgtgatacactagttccacctatattgtactgcgcgaactatttactatctgtacaccccttgtgttatgtaaaagttttttactagttggtttcccctcgtttgtcaacaccgatcagctgcttgcagggatgcctgatttcatcaaaatatttgaaaatgaatcgtcacaatgttttattggattacgttgataatatatttaactttttcttgatgttggagggtaaccatttattcgactcaaatttgttcatctagactattttttattgtgttggtagttttcacccgaaattaagtggcggcagaccagaagcaagtaaatattgtaacaaaacgggttcgattttttattgagttggaggatgagaagtaggcgcaattatgtatatagtttaggcaatatcaaagataaactcaagatagagtagtctgcgatttcttaggtatcatttgaataggacccctcgatgagctcggttcactgtcaatttgagtattttgaagcaaaacaacaagtgtctgatcactagatgcgtcgtaactatgacaatgattgtttatgtttggaaaaatatcaagttacagtatgaacgatattgagaaatttcgctttatatcagtgattcttagaataagaaagtgaaaactacttagaaccattgtctagaatttatttagtttgttatagcctcatcccatgaagcatcagttgtggc comes from Malaya genurostris strain Urasoe2022 chromosome 3, Malgen_1.1, whole genome shotgun sequence and encodes:
- the LOC131435827 gene encoding peflin, producing the protein MAYQGGYPGQQYGGYGQPQGGYPGQAPGGYGGYAPPQQPGVSPEIQNIFRNVDKDASGRINGKELQAALINGRGDHFSDTACSLMIGMFDRDRSGTIDIYEFDKLYAYINQWLQTFKTYDRDASGHIEEGELAQALSQMGFRFSPQFIQFLIAKNDPAQRKEISVDQFIVTCVQIQRFTEAFRARDTEQKGVITIGFEDFLNIALTIST